The Methylobacterium currus genome contains a region encoding:
- a CDS encoding (5-formylfuran-3-yl)methyl phosphate synthase — MIPVPDISPSRVRLLVSVRDAAEAALARVHGAGLIDAKDPDRGALGALPPETVRAIVAASGDRLTSAVAGEPHDGQEASACLAALAGTGVRYLKIAWAPGRAAAGLMLPAGIPVIAVLFAEDGPEGADVPALAAAGFSGAMIDTKGKDGRRLTDHLPLPRLASFAASCRAHGLLSGLAGSLSLDDIPDLAALGPGYLGFRGGLCAQADRKGGLDPVRIAEAARRLAAVVPRSEAA, encoded by the coding sequence CTGATCCCCGTGCCCGATATCTCCCCGTCCCGTGTCCGCCTCCTCGTCAGCGTGCGCGATGCCGCCGAGGCGGCGCTCGCCCGCGTTCACGGCGCCGGCCTGATCGACGCCAAGGATCCCGACCGCGGCGCCCTCGGGGCGCTGCCCCCTGAGACCGTGCGGGCGATCGTGGCGGCCTCGGGCGACCGGCTGACCAGCGCGGTGGCGGGCGAGCCGCATGACGGCCAGGAGGCCTCCGCCTGCCTGGCGGCGCTCGCCGGGACGGGCGTGCGCTACCTCAAGATCGCCTGGGCGCCGGGCCGCGCGGCGGCGGGCCTGATGCTGCCCGCCGGCATCCCGGTGATCGCGGTGCTGTTCGCCGAGGACGGACCTGAGGGCGCCGACGTGCCGGCGCTCGCCGCCGCCGGCTTCTCAGGGGCTATGATCGATACGAAGGGCAAGGACGGGCGGCGGCTCACCGATCACCTGCCCCTGCCGCGTCTCGCGTCCTTCGCGGCCTCGTGCCGGGCGCACGGCCTGCTCTCGGGCCTCGCCGGCTCGCTCTCCCTCGACGACATCCCGGACCTGGCCGCGCTCGGGCCGGGCTATCTCGGCTTCCGCGGCGGGTTGTGCGCGCAAGCAGACCGGAAAGGCGGCCTCGACCCGGTGCGGATCGCCGAGGCGGCGCGGCGTCTCGCCGCGGTCGTGCCCCGCTCCGAGGCGGCGTAG
- a CDS encoding DUF3280 domain-containing protein produces the protein MLSLRALPALAALLAGLPAAAAPSSAEVSSPAAVFGIELAEPGTIGPRPVKPEDARRLGLASDTLRREVAGRGLVPVDLASQAAAIRRDAPFYKCEGCAEKIAQAAGAAYVVYGYVQRSAPQVLNLTITITEAGSGKVLRGGQVVIQGDTDETWLHGVRSLVKNRLFAEPLPNRS, from the coding sequence ATGCTGTCGCTTCGCGCCCTCCCCGCCCTCGCGGCCCTGCTCGCCGGCCTGCCGGCCGCCGCCGCGCCGAGTTCGGCAGAGGTGTCGAGCCCGGCGGCGGTGTTCGGGATCGAGCTGGCGGAGCCCGGCACGATCGGGCCGCGGCCGGTGAAGCCGGAGGATGCGCGGCGCCTGGGGCTTGCCAGCGACACCCTGCGCCGCGAGGTGGCGGGCCGCGGGCTCGTGCCCGTGGATCTCGCCTCGCAGGCCGCCGCGATCCGGCGCGACGCGCCGTTCTACAAATGCGAGGGCTGCGCGGAAAAGATCGCCCAGGCGGCGGGGGCGGCCTACGTCGTCTACGGCTACGTCCAGCGCAGTGCCCCGCAGGTCCTCAACCTCACCATCACCATCACGGAGGCCGGCAGCGGCAAGGTGCTGCGCGGCGGCCAGGTGGTGATCCAGGGCGACACCGACGAGACGTGGCTCCACGGCGTGCGCTCGCTGGTGAAGAACCGCCTCTTCGCCGAGCCGCTGCCGAACCGGTCCTGA